ACCCGCGGGTCGGGCCCCGCCTGACCCACCGCGGCGACCCCACGGCTCCGCGAGGCCTCAGCCGGGGGCGTCGACGCGGATCAGCGTCGCGGTGATCGTGGCGCAGTGGACCTCGTCCCCGCCGGTGACCGCGTACGCGTCGCCCTGTGCGACGGTCAGGGTCCGGCCGGACCGCACGACCCGGCCGCGCGCCACCACCCGGTCGCCGGCGGCCGGAGCCAGCAGGTTGACCTTGAGCTCCACGGTCAGCACCTCGGACCCCGCGGGCATGAGCGTCAGCCCGGCGTAGCCGCAGGCGCTGTCGAGGATCGTCGTCGTGACCCCGGCGTGCAGGAAGCTCTGCTGCTGCGACAGCTCGGGGCGCGGCACCACCTCGATCTCGACGTGTCCCGGTGCCACCTCGACCAGCGAGGCACCCAGCAGCGTCATGACGCCCTGGGCCTCGAACGACCGGCGGACGGTGGCGGCGTACTCGGGGTTGCGGGGCTCGGTGCTCACGCGGCCATCCTGCCCGCCGGTGCGGGCCCTACGCTGACGGGCATGACACGCTGGCCGAGCTGGGTCTACGAGGAGGGCGACGACCCCGACGCGCGCTTCACGATGGCCAACGAGCGCACCTTCCTGGCGTGGATCCGCACCTCGCTCGGTTTCCTGGCCGCCGGTGTCGCGGTCGACGTGGTCGACCTCGACCTCTCCTCCGGCGTACGCCGGCTCGTCGCCGGCCTCCTCCTCGGCCTCGGCCTCATCAGCGCCCTGACCGCCTGGCTCCGGTGGGCGCGATCCGAGCGGGCGATGCGCCGCCACCAGTCGATCCCGCCGCCGGTCTCGGCCGGGGTGGTGAGCCTGGGGCTGCTCGCCGTCGGCGCCGTCCTGCTCGTGCTCGTCGTCCGATGAGCGAGGCGGCCAGCGGGTTCGCCGAGCGGACGGTCATGGCCTGGCAGCGGACCTCGCTGGCGATCGTCACCCTCGCCCTGCTCCAGCTGCGGCTGACGTCCGGTCACGCCCCGGGCGTGGTGCTGGGCCTCCTCGGGCTCGCCGCGGTCATGGCGGCCCTGGCCGGGGTCGAGGCGCGGCGCCGCGACCGGGGCGGACGCGTCGGTCTGCTGCTGACGTCGGCGGTCGTGCTGCTGACGCTGGTCGAGCTGGGGATCGTCCTCAGCTGAGGTCGACCCAGGTCTCACCCGCCGGCGCGACGACCGCCGATCCTGCGGTGAGCGCGGCGACCTCGTCGTCGACCGGCCACCCCGGCGGCACGGCGAGGGTGAGCACGACCCGCTCGCCGTACGCCGTGTCCTGCACGCGCACGCCTCGGGCACGCAGGTCGTTCTCCAGCCGCCCGGCGTCGGCGTGCTCGACGGTCACCGTCACCAGCGCCAGCCGCCTCCGCTCCACCACGACTGCCTCGTCGAGCGCCGACCGCACCGCGTCGCCGTACGCGCGCACCAGGCCACCTGCGCCCAGCAGCGTCCCCCCGAACCAGCGCACCACCACGGCCACCACGTCGCCGAGGCCGGCGCCGCGCAGCACCTCGAGCATGGGCGCCCCCGCGGTGCCCGACGGCTCACCGTCGTCGGAGGACCGCTCCACCACCCCCCTGCCCAGCACGTACGCCGAGCAGTGGTGGCGGGCGTCGGGGAAGTCGCGACGGGCCGTCGCCACCACGGCCCGCGCCTCGTCCTCCGTGGCGACCCGCTCGAGCAGGCACACGAATCGGGACCGCTTCTCCTCGAGCTCGCCGCTCGCTGGCCCGGCGAGCACCCGGTAGGAGTCCGCGCTCAGCCCCACAGCCCCAGCACCTCGCCACCGATACGGACGATGAAGGCGGAGACCACGACGACGAAGAACACCCGGACGAAGCGGGACCCGCGGGCCACCGCGGTCCGCGCGCCGATCCAGCCGCCCAGCATGTTGGCCGCTCCCATGAGCAGGCCGACCTCCCACAGCACCGCGCCCTGCGGCACGAACACCACGAGGGCCGCCAGGTTCGTGGCCCAGTTGGCCATCTTGGCCTTGGCCGACGCCTCGAGGAACGAGTAGCCCATGAGTCCCACGAGGGCGATGACGAAGAACGACCCGGTCCCGGGCCCGAGCGCGCCGTCGTACAGACCCACCACGAAGCCCGCGGCCATCGCCACCGCCGTGTGCTGGTGACCTGAGAACCGCAGCGCGGTCGCCTCGCCGACCGACGGACGGAACAGCACCCACGCGCCGACCAGCACGAGCACGACGAGCACGATCGGGCTGAACGCCTCCTCCGGGATCTGCGAGGCGACCAGGGCCCCGAGCGCCGAGCCGAGGAAGGCCAGCAGCATCAGGGGCACGAACGTGGCGGCGTGCGGGCGCACCCGCCGGTAGTAGGTGATCGAGCTGGCCGTGGTGCCGCAGATCGAGGCCAGCTTGTTGGTGGCCAGCACCTGCACGGGGCTGGCGCCGGGCAGGCCGAGCAGCAACGCCGGCAGCTGGACGAGCCCACCGCCTCCGACCACGGCGTCGACGAACCCGGCGACCAGCGCTGCGACCCCGAGCAGCGCCAGCGTCGTCAGCGTCAGGTCGTCCACCGGGCAAACCCTACGGAAGGACGGCGGTGGACCGGCGGCGGCGTACGACCGACCGCTGTCGAGGTGACTGACCGTTCGGTCAGCGCCCGGCCAAAGGTCCTCGCGGCAGTCGTGCGGCCCCTACGCTCCGAGCAGACCGCCGACCCCCGCAGCGGTCACGACGCAGAGTCCGCCTCTCCCCTCGCTTCTCGGGACGTCGGCGACGGCTCGGAGAGGCTCGACATGCTCAGACGCACGCCATCCCACCCTGCCCGGAGGCGCTTCGGCGCCCTGGCCGCGACCTTGGGGCTCTCGCTCGCCGCGGCCGCGGTCCCCAGCGGGTCGGCTGCCGCCGCGGGAGACGAGTGGGTCACGGTGGCCCCGATGGCCCAGGCGCGGGAGCGGCACGTCATGGCACCGCTCCCGAACGGCACGGTCCTCGTCGCAGGGGGGATCTCCGGATCCGGCTCCTCCACCCGCAGCGCCGAGGTCTACGACCCGACCGCCGATGCCTGGGCAGCAGTCCCGTCCCTCAGCCGTTTCCGGATCGACGCCACCGCGACCCCGCTGCTCGACGGACGTGTCCTCGTCTTCGCCGGCGAGTCGTTCTCCGGCGTCAGCAGCCCCCCGAGCACCGGCGACGTCTACAGCCCCGCGACCGGCACGTGGTCGACGACCGCCCCGGCGAGCAGGTTCTACGGCGGACAGACCGCCACCCGGCTGCTGGACGGGCGCGTCCTCGTGGTCGGCGGCAACGCGGTGACCGGTGGTCGCGAGACGCGGGCCGAGATCTACGACCCGATCACCAACAGCTGGACCAACGTGGCCCCCATGTCCCAGCCCCGCATCGGTCACACCGGCACCCTCCTCACCGACGGCCGCGTGCTCGTGGCTGGCGGGGTCGGCAACGCCGGCACCGCGGTCGACACCGCCGAGGTCTACGACCCGCTCACCGACGCGTGGACCTCCACCGAGCCGATGCCGGGAGCGCGCGACAGCCAGACCGCCACGCGCCTCGACGACGGACGGGTGCTCCTGGCCGGTGGCACCAGCTCGGGCAGCGCGCCTCTGGCGTCCGCGGTGGTGTACTCGCCCGGGACCAACAGCTTCACCGCCACCGACTCGCTCGACGTGGCCCGCACTTACCACACCGCGGTGGCTCTGACGGACGGCGACGTGCTCGTCGCCGGCGGGGAGAGCAGCGAGGCGTACCTGCCGGTCACCTCGGTCGAGGTCTACGACACCGCGACGAGCACCTGGCGCACCGTGGACGCGATGAACGGCGACCGGTCGCTCCACACGTCCGTCGCGCTGGACGACGGCACGGTCCTGGTGGCTGGCGGCTACGACAACGCGACCTTCGCCGGGGTCAGTTCGGTCGAGCGCTACACCCCCGCCGTCACCGCCGCGCCGGTAGCTGCACGCTCGATCACCGTCTCTGCGCGTGACACCGCGAAGCGCGGCGACGACCGGCTGGTCGTGTCCGGTCGGCTGAGCGTCGAGGACGGCCCGCGGCGCTGCGTCGTCGACGAGCGCGTCCTCGTCCAGCGGTACGACGCCCGCTCCGCGCGCTGGGTGCGTGTCGGGGTCGACCGGACCAGCGGCGGCGAGAACCCCGGTCGCTACCGACTCGTCACGGCCGACGTGCGTGCGACGTACCGTGCCAGCGTCGTCGAGCGCACGGTGACCCAGGGCGAGTCCACCAGCACCTGCTCGGCCGCGAGCGCCGAGGTGCGGCACTCGCACTACGCCGGCTGAGGGCACGGGAGGGGCGTCGGCACGTGCCGGCGCCCCTCTCGGCGTACCTCTGACCGCAGCTCCCAACGGCAGACCGGCACTCCCCACGCTCCGGCCGCCGTGGGGAGCGTCAGTTTCACGACATACCTGGGGAAACCGACGTTCCCGCGCCCGTCAGGCGATGAAGCCCTCGGACTTCAGCCAGTCCAGGGCCACGTCGGTCGGGTCCTGGCCCTCGACGTCGACCCGGGCGTTGAGCTCGATGAGCGTCTCGTCGTCGAGCTTCTCCGCCACCGGCGCGAAGAGCTTCTCGATGTCGGGGTCGTCCTCGAGGGCCTGCTCGCGGAAGACCGGGGCGACGTTGTAGACCGGGAAGAAGTCCCGGTCGTCCTCGAGCACGGTCAGGTCGAGCGCCTTGATGCGGCCGTCGGTCGTGAAGATCTCGCCGAAGTTGCAGTCACCCTGGTCGGTGGCGGCGTAGATCGCGCCGGTGGCCAGCGTCTTCACGTTGCCGGCCGGCACCTCCTTGCCCAGCGGGATGTCGTAGGCCTCGAGCATCGGCTCGAAGCCGTCGTCGCGGTTCTTGAACTCCGACTCCACGCAGAAGGTGCGGTCGGACGCCGGCAGGGTCTTGATCTCCGACAGCTTGGTGATGCCGAGCTCGTCGAGGGTCTCCGTCGGCGTCGCGAACCCGTAGGTGTTGTTCATCGGTGCCGGCGGCAGCCAGACCAGGCCGTTCTCCTCCAGGTCCCGGTCGCGCACGGCCTCGTACTGCTTCTCCGGGTCCGGGATCGGCTTGGTCTCACCGAGGTAGGTGATCCACGCCGTGCCGGTGTACTCCCACTGCATGTCGACCTGGCCGTCGACCTGGGCCAGCCGCGCGCTGGCGCTGCCGGGGATGTTGGTCAGGTCGGTCACCGAGGCGCCGGCCGACTTCAGCAGGATGATCGCGATCTTGCCGAGGATCAGCTGCTCGGTGAAGTTCTTCGACCCGACCGACAGCGAGGCGCCGTCGATCTCGTAGTCGGCGACCGGCCCGGCGAGCTTGCCCGTCGGGGTGAAGCCGGCGGCCGTGCCGAGGCCGCAGCCGGCGAGAGCCAGGCAGCCGGTCACGGCCAGCGCGGCCAGGCGGCCGGAGTACGTCGCACGGGGGCGTGGCATCTCAGAGTCCCTTCGGTCGGAGGGCGGTCTCCAGCACGCGACCCACCCAGTCGACGAGCAGCGCGAGGAGCGCGATGAGCAGGCCCCCGCTGATGAGGATGGAGTTGCGCGACAGGACGACCCCGGTCTGGATGAGGGCGCCGAGCCCACCGGCGTCGACGAAGGTGCCGAAGGACGCGACGCCGACGACGAGGACGAGCGCCGTGCGCACGCCGGCCATGATCACCGGGATGGCGAGCGGCAGCTCGATGCGCAGCAGCACGCCTCGCCCGGACATGCCCATCCCGCGTCCGGCCTCGATGAGGGTCCGGTCGACGCCCTGCAGTCCCACGATGGTGTTGCGCAGGACCGGCAGCACGCCGTACAGCGTGAAGGCGAGCACGGCGGTCCAGAAGCCGAAGTTGATCCAGATCGCGAACAGCACGACGAGGCCGATGGCGGGCGCGGCCTGACCGATGTTGCCGATGCCGACCACGAGCGGCGCGGCCTTGTCGAAGCCCTTGCGGGTCAGCAGCACCCCCAGCGGGACGGCCGCCGCGAGCACGAACACGGTCGTGACCAGGGTGATCTTCACGTGCTCCCACGTGAGGTCGAGCAGCGTGCCCCAGGCGAGCTGACGGCTCTCGATCGCGTCGAGGGAGGCGGTGGCGCGCCACCAGACCCATCCTCCCAGCACGAGCACGACGACCACGGGGATGCCGAGGAGCAGGATGACCTGCTCGCGGGAGATCCGGGATCGCGCCGAGCGCTCGGGGGCGACGTCGGTCTCCCCCGTCAGCTCGTCCCGCTCGCCCGTCTCGGGGGAACCCGTCGGGGCGTCCTCGTCGGGGCGGGTGCGGGTCGCCTCGCTCATGCCGGGGTCCCGCGGTCCAGGCGCTCCGCCTCGGACTCGCTGCTGGCGTCGCCGACGTTCTGGATCCGCTGCGTCACCGACGTGAACGACGCGACGCCGAGGAACTCCTCGCGACGGCCCGTCACGATGGCGCCGGCGTGGCTGGAGGTCAGCATGTCGTCGAGGGCGTCGTTGAGCGTGGCCCGGCGGTCGACGCCGAGCACGTCGTCGCCCCGGGGCTCGGACACGGTGGAGGCGTCCTCGAGGTCGCGCAGCCACACCCAGTCGCGGGGGCGCCGGTTCTTGTCGAGGATGATGACGGAGCGCTCGCCGGCCTCCTTGGCCCGGCGGACGGCCTCCTCGCTGGACTCTCCGACGGTGGCCGTGGGCCAGTCGAGGAGCTCGATGTCGCTGACCCGCATCAGCGTCAGCTGCTTGAGCGACGACCCCGCTCCCACGAAGTCCTCGACGAACCGGTTCGCCGGGTTGGCCAGGATGTTCTCGGGGGTGTCGTACTGCGCGATCTCCGCGCCCTCGCGCAGGATACAGATCCGGTCGCCGAGCTTGATGGCCTCGTCGATGTCGTGGGTGACGCAGACGATGGTCTTGCGCAGCTCGGCCTGGATCGACATGAGCTCGTCCTGCAGCCGCTGCCGCGTGATCGGGTCGACCGCGCCGAACGGCTCGTCCATGAGCACGACCGGCGGGTCGGCGGCCAGGCCGCGGGCGACGCCGACGCGCTGCTGCTGACCGCCGGAGAGCTCGCGGGGATAGCGGTCGCGGTACTTCTTGGCGTCCAGGCTGACCAGGTCGAGCAGCTCGTCGACGCGCTCGTCGATGCGCTTGCCGTCCCACTTGAGGAGCTTGGGCACCATCGCGATGTTCTGGGCGACCGTCATGTGGGGGAAGAGGCTGCCGCCCTGGATGACGTAGCCGATGTGACGGCGCAGCTCGTCGACCGAGCGGCCCTTCACGTCCTCGCCCCCGATGGTGATGGTGCCGGAGGTGGGCTCGATGAGCCGGTTGATCATCTTCAGCGACGTCGTCTTGCCGCAGCCCGAGGGGCCCACGAACATCACGATCTCGCCGGCCGGGATGTGCAGGGTCAGGTGGTCGACGGCCGCCGAGTCCTGTCCCGGGTACTTCTTGACGACGTCGGTGAGCTCGAGGTCGACCCCGCTGATCTCGGTGTCGGCGTTGCGACCGCCGGAGTCGTCCGGACGGTCGGAGGCGCTGGTGTCGGTGGAGGTGGCGGTCATGTCAGACACGGATTCCCTTCGAGGTGGTGACCCGACCGAACACCTGCAGCAGGGCGTCGAGGACGAGGGCGAGGAGGATGACACCGACGGTGCCGACGAGCGCGGAGTAGAGGGCGTTGGCGCTGCCGATCTGCTCGAGACCAGCGTAGATGTAGCCGCCCAGGCCGGGGCCCAGGGCGAAGGCCGCGATGGCGGCGACGCCCATCGACATCTGGGTCGACGTGCGCACCCCGGCCAGGATGACCGGCCAGGCCAGCGGCAGCTGGACGCGCAGCAGGGTGCTGACCGAGCCCATGCCCATGCCGCGGGAGGACTCGAGGAGGGTGGCGCTGACGCCCTGCAGCCCGACGACGGCGTTGCGCAGGATCGGCAGGATGGCGTAGAAGGTCACCGCGATGACCGACGGCCGGGGACCGATGCCGACCAGCGGCAGCAGGAGCCCGATGAGGGCGAAGGAGGGCAGCGTCAGGCCGATCGAGCTGATGGCGTTCGCCACCGGGTCGAGGGCCGGCACCCGGGTGACGAGGACGGCGAGCAGGAAGGCGAGGACGGTCGCGATCGCCACGCACTGCACCACCAACGACACGTGCTGATAGCTGCTGTAGAGGAGCTCGGTCCTCTGGTCGACCAGGTAGTCCCACACGTGGGCACTCACCTCAACCCCGAGTAGATGGCAGAAACGCGTTCTACCTTTGCACGGATCTGCCAGAGGGCCTACGGAACGGGCGAAATGCCGGTGATGTGAGTGACGTGAGAGGTCTCACCCGTCCCGGCCCGTGCTCAGCCCTGGGCGAGGAAGGCGAGCAGGTCCTGGCGCGTCAGCACCCCGATCGGCTTGCCGTCCTCCTGCACCAGCAGGGCGTCGCCCTTCTCCAGCGCCGCGACGGCGGCGTCGACCGGCTCCGAGGCGCCGATGGTCGGGAAGGGCGCGCTCATGTGGTCCTCGACCGCGTCGGACAGCCGTGCCTCGTTGGTGAACAACGCGTCCAGCAGCGCCCGGTCCGAGACGGACCCGGCCACCTCGGCCGCCACGACGGGCGGCTCGGCCCGCACGACCGGCATCTGCGAGACGCCGTACTCGTGGAGGATCGCGATCGCCTCGGCGACGGTCTCCGCGGGGTGGGTGTGGACGAGGTCGGGCAGCCGGTCGTCCTTGCCGCGCAGCACCTGCCCGACCGTCTGGCCGCCGGTGGCGGGCAGGAAGCCGTAGCGGGCCAGCCACTCGTCGTTGAAGACCTTCGTCAGGTAGCCGCGCCCGGAGTCCGGCAGCAGCACCACGACCACCGCGTCGCGCCCCTCCTCGGTGCCGGCCAGCTCGTGCGCGAGCCGCACCGCGGCCACCGCCGCCATGCCGCAGGAGCCCCCGACGAGCAGGCCCTCCTCGCGGGCCAGCCGGCGGGTCATCGCGAACGAGTCGCCGTCGGAGACCTCGATGATGCGGTCGGCGACCTCACGGTCGTAGGCCTCGGGCCAGAAGTCCTCGCCGACCCCCTCCACGAGGTAGGGCCGCCCGGTGCCGCCGCTGTAGACGGAGCCGGCCGGGTCCGCCCCGACGACCTGCACGTCGGGGTTCTGCTCCTTGAGGTAGCGGCCCGTGCCGCTGATCGTGCCGCCGGTGCCGACGCCGCAGACGAAGTGCGTCACCCGGCCCTCGGTCTGGCGCCAGATCTCCGGCCCGGTGGTCTCGTAGTGCGAGCGCGGGTTGGCCGGGTTGGAGTACTGGTCGGGCTTCCAGGCGCCCTCGATCTCGCGGGTGAGCCGGTCCGAGACCGAGTAGTAGGAGTCCGGGTGGTCGGGGTCCACCGCGGTCGGGCAGACGACCACCTCGGCGCCGTACGCCTTGAGGACGTTGCGCTTGTCCTCGCTGACCTTGTCCGGGACGACGAAGACGCAGTGGTAGCCCTTGGCCTGCGCCACCAGCGCCAGCCCGACGCCGGTGTTGCCCGAGGTGGGCTCCACGATGGTGCCGCCCGGCTGCAGCTCGCCGGAGGCCTCCGCCGCCTCCACCATGCGTACGGCGATGCGGTCCTTCACCGAGCCGCCCGGGTTCATGTACTCCACCTTGGCCAGCACCAGCGGCCCGTCCTCGGACGCCGAGCCCGACGCCGCGTCACCGGCACCACCGGGGCCGCTCTCGTCGAGCACCCGGCGCAGCCGCACGAGCGGGGTGTTTCCGATCAGGTCCAGCATCGAGTCCACGTAGTCCACGTCGTGGAGTCTAGGCCCGCCCCTCGACCCCCTGAGAACCGCGCACAAGAGCCCTCATGTGACTCGTGAGCACCTCACACGTCCCGTGACCGGTCTTGTGCGCGGAAATGGCGCCCCGGTCAGTCGCCGCCGTAGGGGACGCCGAGGGCCTCGAGCCGCTCGCGGCCGCCGTCGAGGGCGGTCAGCACCCAGGCGCCGCGCTCGGTGAGCGTGAAGGTGTGCTCGAAGTGGGCCGCCCAGGACCCGTCGAGCGTCGCCACCGTCCAGTCGTCGTCGAGCACGACGCTGTCCTGCGCGCCGGCGGTGACCATGGGCTCGACGGCCAGCGCCAGGCCGAGCACCAGCTTCGGCCCGCGCCCCGGACGGCCGTGGTTGGGCACCGAGGGCGGCTGGTGCATCTGCGAGCCGATGCCGTGGCCGGTGTAGTCGCGCACGATCCCGTAGGGGCCCTCGGCCCGGACCGACGTCTCGACGGCGTGGCTGATGTCGCTCACCCGGCCCCCGAGACGGGCGGCCGCGATCCCGTGCCATAGGCTCGCCTCGGTCACGCGCATCAGCTCGAGCGCCTCGGGCTCGACGGTGCCGACAGCGACCGTCGTCGCGGCGTCGCCGTGCCACCCGTCGACGATCGCGCCGCAGTCGATGGACACGATGTCGCCCTCGACCAGCAGGCGCTCGCCGGGGATGCCGTGCACGATCTCGTCGTTGACCGATGCGCAGATGCTGGCGGGGAACGGTGGTTCGGCGTACCCCTTGAAGGAGGGGACCGCGCCGCGTGAGCGGATGTGGTCCTCGGCCAGCGCGTCGAGCTCGCCGGTGCTCACGCCCGGTCGCGCCGCCGCGCGCAGCAGCTCGAGGGCCTCGCCGACCACGAGGCCGGCAGCGCGCATGCGCTCGATCTGCTCGGGCGTCTTGATCTCGATGCCCCGCTCGCGGAACACCGGGGTGTCAGTCCTGCGTCTCGAGGGCGTCGAAGATGCGCTGGGTCACCGTGTCGACCTCGCCGATGCCGTCGACCTCGACCAGCAGCCCGCGCTCGTCGTAGACCTTGATGAGCGGCGCGGTCTGCTCGTTGTAGACCTCCTGGCGCCGACGGATCACCTCTTCGGTGTCGTCGGTGCGCCCCTCGACCTCGGCGCGCTTCAGCAGCCGCTTGACCAGCTCGTCCTGGTCCGCGGCCAGCGAGACGGCCGCGTCCAGCTTGGTGCCGAGCTCGGCCAGCATGTCGTCGAGCTCGTCGACCTGCGCCAGCGTGCGCGGGTAGCCGTCGAGCAGGAAGCCCGGCTCGGCGTCGGGGAGGTTGACCCGGTCGCGCACCATCGCGTTGGTGATCTCGTCGGGGACGTACTCCCCCGCGTCCATGTAGCGCTGCGCCTCTTGCCCCAGCTCGGTCCGGCCGGCCACGTTCGCGCGGAAGATGTCGCCGGTCGAGATGGCCGGCACGCCGAAGTGCTCGGCCACGACCTTGGCCTGCGTGCCTTTGCCGGCCCCGGGCGGGCCCATGAGGATCAGTCGCATCAGCGGAGGAATCCTTCGTAGTTGCGCTGCTGCAGCTGGCTCTCGATCTGCTTCACGGTGTCGAGGGCGACCCCGACCATGATGAGGATCGAGGTGCCACCGAACGGGAAGTTCTGGTTGGCGTCGACGAGGACCAGCGCGATCAGCGGGATGAGGGCGATCAGACCGAGGTACGTCGCTCCCGGCAGGGTGATGCGGGAGAGGACGTAGCTGAGGTACTCCTCGGTCGGCTTGCCGGCCCGGATCCCGGGGATGAAGCCGCCGTACTTCTTCATGTTGTCCGCGACCTCGGTCGGGTTGAACGTGATCGAGACGTAGAAGTAGGTGAAGAACACGATCATGGCGAAGTAGACCGCCATGTAGAGGGGGTGGTCCCCGGTGGTGAAGTACTTGCCCAGGAAGCTGGACACCGGGTTGTCCTGGTTGGGGTCGAACTGGGTGGCGAGCGCCGGCAGGTACAGCAGGCTCGAGGCGAAGATGACCGGGATGATGCCGGCCTGGTTCACCTTGAGCGGGATGTACGTCGACGAGCCGCCGTACATCTTGCGACCCACCATCCGACGGGCGTACTGCACGGGGATCCGCCGCTGGCCCTGCTCCATGAAGATGACAACGGCGATGATCACGAAGCCGATGAGGATGACCATGCCGAAGACGGCCCAGCCACGGTCCTGGCGCAGCGCCCACAGCGTCGCGGGGAACGTCGCGACGACCTGGGTGAAGATCAGGATCGACATGCCGTTGCCGATGCCGCGGTCGGTGATGAGCTCGCCGAACCACATGATGATCGCGGTGCCGGCGGTCATCGTGATGACCATGATGAGCATCGTCGCGATGCCCTCGTCGTAGAGCAGCGGCAGCGCGCAGCCCTGGATCAGCTGGTCGGCGCGCGCGAGGGCCACGATGCCCGTGGCCTGCAGGATCGCGAGCGCCAGGGTGAGGTAGCGGGTGTACTGCGTGATCTTGGTCTGGCCGGCCTGACCCTCCTTCTTCAGGGTCTCCAGCCGGGGGATCACGACCACCAGCAGCTGCAGGATGATGCTCGCGGTGATGTAGGGCATGATCCCCAGCGCGAAGACCGTCAGCTGCAGCAGCGCTCCGCCGGAGAACAGGTTGATCAAGCCGTAGATGCCGTCGTTCTGCACCTGCGCGACACAGTCCTGCACGTTGGCGACGTTCACGCCGGGTGCGGGGAGCTGGGAGCCGAGACGGAAGATGACGATGATCCCGAGCACGAACAGCAGCTTGCGTCGCAGGTCCGGCGTGCGGAACGCGTTGACGAATGCGCCTAGCACCAAGTCCTCATTTCCTGTGTCTGCCACCGAGGGCGATCTGCCTCGCGCGACGGGTCCCTCGACCCACGGCGGCACGCCTCGGAGAGCCTAACAGGGGCCCCGGCTCCGGTCGGTCGCTTGGTGCGACGTCGGTGCCAGGGCCCCTGTCTCGAGCGTGGAGTCACCTCACAGCTGGGTGATGGAGCCGCCCGCTGCCTCGACCTTCTGCTTGGCCGACGCCGAGAAGGCGTGGGCGCTGAGCTGGACGGCCGTGCTGATCTCGCCGGTGCCGAGCACCTTGACGGGCTGGCCGGCGCGGACCGCACCGCGCGCGGCGAGGTCCTCGACGCCGACGGTGCCGCCCTCGGGGAACAGCTCCGAGACGCGGTCGAGGTTGACGACCTGGAAGGTCACCTTGAAGGGGTTCTTGAAGCCCTTGAGCTTCGGCAGACGCATGTGCAGCGGCATCTGCCCACCCTCGAAGGCGGCCGGGACCTGGTTGCGGGCCTTCGTGCCCTTCGTG
This DNA window, taken from Nocardioides sp. HDW12B, encodes the following:
- a CDS encoding ABC transporter permease; the protein is MSAHVWDYLVDQRTELLYSSYQHVSLVVQCVAIATVLAFLLAVLVTRVPALDPVANAISSIGLTLPSFALIGLLLPLVGIGPRPSVIAVTFYAILPILRNAVVGLQGVSATLLESSRGMGMGSVSTLLRVQLPLAWPVILAGVRTSTQMSMGVAAIAAFALGPGLGGYIYAGLEQIGSANALYSALVGTVGVILLALVLDALLQVFGRVTTSKGIRV
- a CDS encoding cystathionine beta-synthase; amino-acid sequence: MDYVDSMLDLIGNTPLVRLRRVLDESGPGGAGDAASGSASEDGPLVLAKVEYMNPGGSVKDRIAVRMVEAAEASGELQPGGTIVEPTSGNTGVGLALVAQAKGYHCVFVVPDKVSEDKRNVLKAYGAEVVVCPTAVDPDHPDSYYSVSDRLTREIEGAWKPDQYSNPANPRSHYETTGPEIWRQTEGRVTHFVCGVGTGGTISGTGRYLKEQNPDVQVVGADPAGSVYSGGTGRPYLVEGVGEDFWPEAYDREVADRIIEVSDGDSFAMTRRLAREEGLLVGGSCGMAAVAAVRLAHELAGTEEGRDAVVVVLLPDSGRGYLTKVFNDEWLARYGFLPATGGQTVGQVLRGKDDRLPDLVHTHPAETVAEAIAILHEYGVSQMPVVRAEPPVVAAEVAGSVSDRALLDALFTNEARLSDAVEDHMSAPFPTIGASEPVDAAVAALEKGDALLVQEDGKPIGVLTRQDLLAFLAQG
- the map gene encoding type I methionyl aminopeptidase, which encodes MFRERGIEIKTPEQIERMRAAGLVVGEALELLRAAARPGVSTGELDALAEDHIRSRGAVPSFKGYAEPPFPASICASVNDEIVHGIPGERLLVEGDIVSIDCGAIVDGWHGDAATTVAVGTVEPEALELMRVTEASLWHGIAAARLGGRVSDISHAVETSVRAEGPYGIVRDYTGHGIGSQMHQPPSVPNHGRPGRGPKLVLGLALAVEPMVTAGAQDSVVLDDDWTVATLDGSWAAHFEHTFTLTERGAWVLTALDGGRERLEALGVPYGGD
- a CDS encoding adenylate kinase, which translates into the protein MRLILMGPPGAGKGTQAKVVAEHFGVPAISTGDIFRANVAGRTELGQEAQRYMDAGEYVPDEITNAMVRDRVNLPDAEPGFLLDGYPRTLAQVDELDDMLAELGTKLDAAVSLAADQDELVKRLLKRAEVEGRTDDTEEVIRRRQEVYNEQTAPLIKVYDERGLLVEVDGIGEVDTVTQRIFDALETQD
- the secY gene encoding preprotein translocase subunit SecY gives rise to the protein MLGAFVNAFRTPDLRRKLLFVLGIIVIFRLGSQLPAPGVNVANVQDCVAQVQNDGIYGLINLFSGGALLQLTVFALGIMPYITASIILQLLVVVIPRLETLKKEGQAGQTKITQYTRYLTLALAILQATGIVALARADQLIQGCALPLLYDEGIATMLIMVITMTAGTAIIMWFGELITDRGIGNGMSILIFTQVVATFPATLWALRQDRGWAVFGMVILIGFVIIAVVIFMEQGQRRIPVQYARRMVGRKMYGGSSTYIPLKVNQAGIIPVIFASSLLYLPALATQFDPNQDNPVSSFLGKYFTTGDHPLYMAVYFAMIVFFTYFYVSITFNPTEVADNMKKYGGFIPGIRAGKPTEEYLSYVLSRITLPGATYLGLIALIPLIALVLVDANQNFPFGGTSILIMVGVALDTVKQIESQLQQRNYEGFLR
- the rplO gene encoding 50S ribosomal protein L15; its protein translation is MALKVHHLRPAPGAKTAKTRVGRGEASKGKTAGRGTKGTKARNQVPAAFEGGQMPLHMRLPKLKGFKNPFKVTFQVVNLDRVSELFPEGGTVGVEDLAARGAVRAGQPVKVLGTGEISTAVQLSAHAFSASAKQKVEAAGGSITQL